Proteins found in one Pseudomonadota bacterium genomic segment:
- a CDS encoding 2OG-Fe(II) oxygenase family protein, producing MMESNAIPAPLAGPDGCAGPTADRAPVTGTVAALAAQGWSVTPDFLEPDLVAVLRQELTDAWTSGAFRRAGVGRGAQREFRPEVRTDWVRWLDPQTCSAAQGAYLAALERLRQALNAALYLGLFEFEAHQAVYPPGSYYRKHLDQFIGIGARRVSCILYLNADWQADDGGQLRLYTDAEVPDRHVDILPTGGTLATFLSARFLHEVLPARRARMSITGWFSTRG from the coding sequence ATGATGGAAAGTAACGCCATTCCAGCCCCTCTGGCCGGTCCGGACGGTTGCGCCGGGCCGACGGCGGATCGTGCGCCGGTGACGGGGACCGTGGCGGCGCTCGCCGCGCAGGGCTGGAGCGTGACGCCGGACTTTCTGGAACCCGATCTGGTCGCAGTGCTGCGCCAGGAGCTGACGGATGCCTGGACATCCGGTGCCTTCCGGCGCGCCGGCGTCGGTCGGGGCGCGCAGCGCGAGTTCCGGCCCGAGGTGCGCACCGACTGGGTCCGTTGGCTGGATCCGCAGACGTGCAGCGCGGCCCAGGGCGCCTACCTGGCAGCACTGGAGCGGCTGCGGCAGGCACTCAACGCCGCGCTCTACCTGGGTCTGTTCGAGTTCGAGGCCCATCAGGCGGTCTATCCGCCGGGCAGCTACTACCGCAAGCATCTGGACCAGTTCATCGGCATCGGTGCGCGCCGGGTCAGCTGCATCCTTTACCTCAATGCGGACTGGCAGGCGGACGACGGCGGTCAGCTGCGACTCTATACCGATGCCGAGGTGCCCGACCGGCATGTGGATATCCTGCCGACGGGCGGTACGCTCGCAACCTTCCTGAGCGCGCGGTTCCTGCACGAGGTGCTGCCCGCGCGCCGTGCGCGCATGAGCATCACCGGCTGGTTCAGCACCCGCGGGTAG
- a CDS encoding sugar dehydrogenase: MLRNLLLTALLFCCCSAAAVTPGYHDQVLTVRGEDWIMRLPDGMQLELLTDRLDAPRMLTFLPNGDLLAGSRSGNIYRLPPPYREPEVLLQLGDYPHSVAWRDGELLIAQTDGLYRAPYRPGQARIAPGSVTRLIALPGGGGHNSRTVAIGPDGRVYLSLGISGNCSDQYLGTDYPFQDRRGGVLVLDEGGPAPAWQTFASGLRNPVGFDWQPQTGALYASNNGPDHLGFEQPPEVFAGLSAGSFHGMPWFQFDGRKLQRDRCIGSDPPRAESEVRLPRATFPARSAPLGVAFVPAGALGGKEHGNALVALHGSWATRPGGGAFGSKATRRPPALQMVRFSAGEVADVVDFVTGFQRPDGTRLARPAGLAFGPDGALYFTSDAELEGLFRLRPRTP, translated from the coding sequence ATGCTCCGCAACCTGCTGCTGACGGCCCTCTTGTTCTGCTGCTGCAGCGCGGCGGCGGTCACACCCGGTTACCACGACCAGGTGCTGACGGTCCGCGGCGAGGACTGGATCATGCGGTTGCCCGACGGCATGCAACTGGAATTGCTGACCGACCGGCTCGACGCACCGCGCATGCTGACCTTCCTGCCCAACGGCGACCTGCTGGCCGGTTCCCGCAGCGGCAACATCTACCGGCTGCCACCGCCCTACCGCGAACCCGAGGTCCTGCTGCAGCTCGGGGATTATCCGCACAGCGTCGCCTGGCGTGACGGCGAACTGCTCATCGCGCAGACGGACGGCCTGTACCGCGCGCCCTACCGCCCCGGGCAGGCACGCATCGCACCCGGATCGGTGACCCGGCTCATCGCCCTGCCCGGCGGCGGCGGTCACAACAGCCGCACCGTCGCCATCGGCCCGGACGGCCGCGTTTACCTGTCGCTCGGCATCAGCGGCAACTGCTCCGACCAGTACCTGGGCACGGACTATCCGTTCCAGGACCGGCGCGGCGGCGTGCTGGTGCTGGATGAAGGCGGCCCCGCACCCGCCTGGCAGACGTTCGCCTCGGGACTGCGCAATCCGGTCGGGTTCGACTGGCAGCCGCAGACCGGCGCACTGTACGCGAGTAACAACGGGCCGGACCATCTCGGCTTCGAGCAACCGCCGGAGGTGTTCGCCGGACTGAGCGCCGGTTCCTTCCACGGCATGCCGTGGTTCCAGTTTGACGGCCGCAAGCTGCAGCGCGACCGCTGCATCGGGAGCGACCCGCCCCGCGCAGAGTCCGAGGTACGCCTGCCGCGCGCCACCTTCCCCGCCCGCAGCGCACCGCTCGGCGTCGCGTTCGTGCCGGCAGGGGCCCTGGGGGGGAAAGAACACGGCAATGCCCTGGTCGCGCTGCACGGTTCCTGGGCCACGCGCCCCGGCGGCGGCGCCTTCGGCAGCAAGGCCACGCGCCGGCCCCCGGCACTGCAGATGGTGCGGTTCAGCGCGGGCGAGGTAGCGGACGTGGTCGACTTCGTGACCGGGTTCCAGCGTCCGGACGGGACGCGGCTGGCACGACCTGCCGGCCTGGCATTCGGTCCGGATGGCGCACTATATTTCACCAGCGATGCAGAGCTGGAGGGACTGTTCCGCCTGCGACCGCGCACACCGTGA
- a CDS encoding citrate synthase, with amino-acid sequence MSSDKAELIYDGKTYELPILTGTEGERAIDITHLRSNAGLIAYDPAFGNTASCASDITYIDGDKGILRYRGIPLEAFAEHPNFVEVAWLLIFGHLPNQAEYERFSRQLTENANLDEDMKHHFAGFPRSAPPMAILSAMISTLSCFHPQLLDLHTPDQFEQAAARLISKIRTLAAYTYRRSHGKPYIYPDPKLPYVTNFLHMMFSEIYNPYMCEPEVRSALNLVLILHADHEQNCSTSTVRMVGSSRANLFASCAAGVSALWGPLHGGANVKVIEMLESIHRGKQTAKEYIEAAKDKSSDVKLMGFGHRIYKNFDPRATMLRKVSEQLFAKLGVSDPLLEIARNLEDIALNDEYFLERKLYPNVDFYSGIILRAIGIPTNMFTVLFAIGRLPGWIAHWHEQNSDPKMRIARPRQIYTGNTLLDYVPMENRI; translated from the coding sequence ATGTCCAGTGACAAGGCCGAGCTGATCTACGACGGCAAGACGTACGAATTGCCCATCCTCACGGGCACCGAGGGCGAGCGCGCCATCGACATCACCCATCTGCGCAGCAACGCCGGACTGATCGCCTACGACCCGGCCTTCGGCAATACGGCCAGCTGCGCCAGCGATATCACCTATATCGACGGCGACAAGGGCATCCTGCGCTACCGCGGCATCCCGCTGGAAGCCTTCGCGGAACACCCGAACTTCGTCGAGGTCGCCTGGCTGCTGATCTTCGGCCACCTGCCGAACCAGGCCGAGTACGAACGTTTCAGCCGCCAGCTCACCGAGAACGCCAATCTCGACGAGGACATGAAACATCATTTTGCCGGTTTTCCGCGCTCGGCACCGCCGATGGCGATCCTCTCGGCGATGATATCGACCCTGTCCTGCTTCCATCCGCAGCTGCTCGACCTGCACACGCCCGACCAGTTCGAGCAGGCCGCCGCGCGCCTGATCAGCAAGATCCGGACCCTCGCGGCCTACACCTACCGGCGCTCGCACGGCAAGCCGTACATCTACCCCGACCCCAAGCTGCCCTACGTCACCAACTTCCTGCACATGATGTTCTCGGAGATCTACAACCCGTACATGTGCGAGCCGGAGGTGCGCAGCGCGCTCAACCTGGTGCTGATCCTGCACGCCGACCATGAACAGAACTGCAGCACCTCGACCGTGCGCATGGTCGGATCCAGCCGCGCCAACCTGTTCGCCTCCTGCGCCGCCGGCGTGTCCGCGCTGTGGGGCCCGCTGCACGGCGGCGCCAACGTCAAGGTCATCGAGATGCTGGAATCCATCCACCGCGGCAAGCAGACAGCGAAGGAGTACATCGAGGCCGCCAAGGACAAGTCGAGCGATGTCAAGCTGATGGGCTTCGGTCACCGCATCTACAAGAATTTCGATCCGCGCGCCACCATGCTGCGCAAGGTCAGCGAACAGCTGTTCGCCAAGCTCGGCGTGTCCGATCCGCTGCTGGAGATCGCGCGCAACCTGGAAGACATCGCGCTCAACGACGAATACTTCCTGGAACGCAAGCTCTACCCCAACGTCGATTTCTACAGCGGCATCATCCTGCGCGCCATCGGCATCCCGACCAATATGTTCACCGTGCTGTTCGCCATCGGCCGCCTGCCCGGCTGGATCGCGCACTGGCACGAGCAGAACAGCGATCCGAAGATGCGCATCGCGCGGCCGCGCCAGATCTACACCGGCAATACGCTGTTGGACTACGTGCCGATGGAAAACCGCATCTGA
- a CDS encoding LysR family transcriptional regulator yields MDIELLRTFLEVARTRHFGKAAAELCVTQSAVSARIRQLEHTIGVALFTRSRNNIQLTPEGRQLHKHAETIVQVWARARQDTGLGAEFSRGLAVGALLDLWETLLDGWLQRLRLHMPDTALLVESGSTDLLLRKLLDGVIDLAVLFEPPQAPELEIRELGVINLVLVATRRGLRVDEACRSGYILVDWGTAFARNHARLFPDLPAPALHMSLGMLARRFLDHNEGAAYLPDRMLSPAHGSRRLYRVKSAPQIERPVFAVYRTASDRKDTIREALAQL; encoded by the coding sequence ATGGACATCGAACTGCTGCGGACCTTCCTGGAAGTCGCGCGTACCCGCCATTTCGGCAAGGCCGCCGCCGAGCTCTGCGTCACGCAGTCGGCCGTGAGCGCCCGGATCCGGCAACTGGAACACACCATCGGGGTCGCACTGTTCACGCGCAGCCGCAACAACATTCAGCTGACGCCGGAAGGCCGGCAACTGCACAAGCACGCGGAAACCATCGTCCAGGTCTGGGCCCGGGCGCGCCAGGACACCGGCCTCGGCGCGGAATTCAGTCGCGGGCTGGCCGTCGGCGCCTTGCTCGACCTGTGGGAGACACTGCTCGACGGCTGGCTGCAGCGGCTGCGCCTGCACATGCCGGACACGGCCCTGCTGGTGGAGTCGGGTAGCACGGACCTGCTGCTGCGCAAGCTGCTGGACGGGGTGATCGACCTTGCCGTGCTGTTCGAGCCGCCGCAGGCGCCGGAACTGGAAATCCGTGAACTGGGGGTTATCAACCTGGTGCTGGTGGCGACGCGGCGCGGTCTGCGGGTCGATGAAGCCTGCCGTTCCGGCTATATCCTGGTCGACTGGGGTACGGCGTTCGCACGCAACCACGCCCGCCTGTTTCCCGACCTGCCGGCGCCCGCCCTGCACATGAGCCTGGGGATGCTGGCCCGGCGCTTTCTCGACCACAACGAGGGTGCTGCCTACCTTCCCGACCGGATGCTCTCGCCCGCGCATGGCAGCCGGCGGCTGTACCGTGTCAAATCGGCCCCGCAGATCGAGCGCCCGGTGTTCGCCGTCTACCGGACCGCTTCGGACCGCAAGGACACGATCCGCGAGGCGCTGGCGCAGCTATAG
- a CDS encoding NAD(P)H-dependent oxidoreductase, whose product MKITLISGSHRAEAQTLKVARHIQRTLEQGICEETALVNLADNPLPLWDTGVWDGDAQWQRRLDPIRAELAASDGFVVLAPEWHGQVPAGLKNFFLLFGQQELGHKPALIVTVSAGDGGAYPVAELRMSSYKNSRICYLPEQVIVRHVESVLNEDSASNNASADEYFRARLAWALGILREYALALRQVRASGATATERFRNGM is encoded by the coding sequence ATGAAAATCACGCTGATCAGCGGCAGTCATCGCGCCGAGGCGCAAACGCTCAAGGTGGCGCGCCACATCCAGCGTACGCTGGAACAGGGAATCTGCGAGGAGACCGCGCTGGTAAACCTTGCCGACAATCCGCTGCCGCTCTGGGATACCGGGGTGTGGGACGGCGACGCGCAATGGCAGCGGCGCCTCGACCCGATCCGCGCGGAGCTGGCGGCGAGCGACGGTTTCGTGGTGCTGGCGCCGGAATGGCACGGCCAGGTGCCGGCCGGACTGAAGAATTTCTTTCTGCTCTTCGGTCAGCAGGAACTGGGGCACAAACCGGCATTGATCGTGACCGTTTCCGCTGGCGACGGCGGGGCCTACCCGGTAGCCGAACTGCGCATGAGCAGTTACAAGAATTCGCGCATCTGCTACCTGCCGGAGCAGGTCATCGTCCGGCATGTCGAGTCGGTTCTCAACGAAGACAGTGCCAGCAACAACGCGAGTGCCGACGAGTATTTCCGCGCGCGCCTCGCCTGGGCGCTGGGCATCCTGCGCGAGTACGCCCTGGCACTGCGTCAGGTGCGCGCGAGCGGTGCCACTGCGACGGAGCGCTTCAGGAACGGCATGTAG
- a CDS encoding protein phosphatase 2C domain-containing protein, whose protein sequence is MTAPRLFLGQDMAEPLLMPLADGQVCVFTERRPGRDTENEDGVALIPGDANSAVVAVADGLGGLPAGDLAAAVALQQLTDSVAGQSGDAQREAVLTGIEAANAAVLAQAQGGGTTLAVVSIANDTVRAYHAGDSMIMVCGQRGKLKYQSVPHSPVGYAEASGMLDADAAMFHAERHLVSNMVGMTDMRLEIGPLVQLARYDTVVVGSDGLFDNLFVSEIIELVRAGPLVQAAQRLLASARERMQRAGSERPHKPDDLAFILFRRS, encoded by the coding sequence ATGACGGCACCCAGGCTGTTCCTCGGCCAGGACATGGCCGAGCCACTGCTGATGCCGCTCGCGGACGGCCAGGTCTGCGTGTTCACCGAACGGCGCCCGGGGCGCGACACCGAGAACGAGGATGGCGTGGCCCTGATCCCGGGCGATGCCAACAGCGCGGTCGTCGCGGTCGCCGACGGCCTGGGCGGTCTGCCCGCGGGCGACCTGGCGGCGGCCGTCGCATTGCAGCAGCTGACCGACAGCGTTGCCGGCCAGTCCGGCGATGCCCAGCGCGAGGCGGTGCTGACCGGCATCGAGGCTGCCAATGCCGCCGTGCTCGCGCAGGCGCAGGGTGGCGGGACGACGCTTGCCGTGGTGAGTATCGCCAACGACACGGTGCGTGCCTATCACGCAGGGGATTCCATGATCATGGTCTGCGGCCAGCGCGGCAAGCTGAAATACCAGTCGGTGCCGCATTCGCCGGTTGGCTATGCCGAGGCATCCGGCATGCTGGACGCGGATGCCGCCATGTTCCATGCCGAGCGCCATCTGGTATCCAACATGGTGGGCATGACCGACATGCGGCTGGAGATCGGGCCATTGGTACAGCTGGCCCGCTACGATACCGTCGTGGTCGGCAGCGACGGTCTATTCGACAACCTCTTCGTCAGCGAGATCATCGAGCTGGTCCGCGCCGGCCCGCTCGTGCAGGCAGCGCAACGGCTGCTGGCCAGCGCGCGTGAGCGCATGCAGCGCGCCGGCAGCGAGCGTCCGCACAAGCCGGACGACCTCGCCTTCATCCTGTTCCGGCGCAGCTAG
- a CDS encoding protein kinase: protein MAERRPQRRQVIDRFDIQPGRVLARKYEVVKLLGRGWEGEVYLVREQRTSIDRAVKLFYPQRNPDDKIVNFYACKLHKLRHCPIAIQYHTHEIIMYQRQPITLLVSDFVEGELLSEFLARQPGKRLSAFPALHLLHALAAGIECIHQMREYHGDLHSDNVMVQRYGLGFDLKLLDFFHWGRPKPENIHDDVVDLVKLLYEAIGGQRHYSKQPTEIKAICCGLKRSLILKKFRSAGQLREYLENMQWSRT from the coding sequence ATGGCGGAGAGGCGACCACAGCGCAGACAGGTTATCGATCGGTTCGATATCCAGCCCGGGCGGGTGCTGGCGCGCAAGTACGAAGTCGTCAAGCTGCTCGGCCGCGGCTGGGAAGGCGAGGTGTACCTGGTGCGCGAGCAGCGCACCAGCATCGATCGCGCGGTGAAATTGTTCTATCCGCAGCGCAACCCCGACGACAAGATCGTTAATTTCTATGCCTGCAAACTTCACAAGCTGCGTCACTGCCCGATCGCCATCCAGTACCACACCCACGAGATCATCATGTACCAGCGCCAGCCGATCACGCTGCTGGTGTCTGATTTCGTCGAGGGTGAGCTGCTTTCGGAGTTTCTCGCGCGCCAGCCCGGCAAGCGGTTGTCAGCCTTCCCGGCACTGCACCTGCTGCATGCGCTCGCCGCCGGCATCGAGTGCATCCACCAGATGAGGGAATATCACGGCGACCTGCACAGTGACAACGTCATGGTGCAACGCTACGGTCTGGGTTTCGACCTGAAACTGCTGGATTTCTTCCACTGGGGCAGACCCAAGCCCGAGAACATCCACGACGACGTGGTGGACCTGGTCAAGCTGCTGTACGAGGCCATCGGCGGGCAGCGGCACTACAGCAAGCAGCCGACCGAGATCAAGGCGATCTGCTGCGGCCTCAAGCGCAGCCTGATCCTGAAGAAATTCCGCAGCGCTGGCCAGTTGCGCGAATACCTGGAAAACATGCAGTGGAGCCGCACATGA
- a CDS encoding inositol monophosphatase family protein — protein MPDDPRAALHEIIITAAREELLPRFAAVTRARKADGSVLTEADLALQARVAERLRARWPDTVFLGEEMTPAEQQVVIASQQPVWCLDPLDGTSNFACGIPYFCVSLSLLQGGTVQLGLVYDPLRDECFDADPVHGARLNGVALHVADPGLPLAQATALVDFKRLALPLRERLIKAAPYASQRSFGSVALDWCWLAAGRGHLYLHGRSSIWDYAAGQFIFTRAGGAACTLQGEPVFTQALTPRSSVAAVSAPLFAAWSDWLGVPAQ, from the coding sequence ATGCCCGACGATCCACGCGCCGCACTGCATGAGATCATCATCACGGCCGCGCGCGAGGAACTGTTGCCGCGCTTCGCGGCGGTGACGCGCGCACGCAAGGCCGATGGCAGCGTGCTGACCGAGGCGGACCTGGCGCTGCAGGCACGCGTGGCCGAACGGCTGCGGGCGCGTTGGCCGGACACCGTGTTTCTCGGGGAGGAGATGACGCCGGCCGAGCAGCAGGTCGTGATCGCTTCGCAACAGCCGGTGTGGTGTCTCGACCCACTCGACGGCACCAGCAATTTCGCCTGCGGCATTCCCTATTTCTGCGTGTCCCTGTCCCTGCTGCAAGGCGGGACGGTGCAGCTGGGCCTGGTCTACGACCCGCTGCGTGACGAATGCTTCGATGCCGATCCGGTGCATGGCGCCCGGCTGAATGGTGTGGCGCTGCACGTGGCGGATCCCGGTCTGCCGCTGGCGCAGGCCACGGCGCTGGTGGACTTCAAGCGGCTGGCTCTGCCGCTGCGCGAACGGCTGATCAAGGCTGCGCCCTATGCCTCGCAGCGCAGCTTCGGTTCGGTGGCGCTGGACTGGTGCTGGCTGGCCGCCGGACGCGGGCACCTGTACCTGCACGGTCGCTCCAGCATCTGGGATTATGCCGCCGGGCAGTTCATCTTCACCCGCGCCGGCGGCGCTGCCTGCACCCTGCAGGGCGAGCCGGTGTTCACCCAGGCGCTCACCCCGCGTTCCTCGGTGGCTGCCGTGAGCGCGCCGCTGTTTGCGGCCTGGTCCGACTGGCTGGGCGTACCGGCGCAGTGA
- a CDS encoding transglycosylase SLT domain-containing protein: MDWKTALQSLRQYKLPRTRALEQEIERLRAEHASVNATLERVRDELTRAHAADLQQITLLQTQLGDIEYDRNAARAQALTLEQSLEEVRSEFERTHNSDNKQIAALQSQLVQIETDRDSARAQSTELEQALDELRTEFARTHSADSAQITTLQSQLTRIESDRDNAQAQAQGLEQSLAELRAEFARSHNADTEQINALQARLVQLEADRNSARQQAQLLDAELRQSREREQTTEQRLQLLESQLERTHDRHESELSVARAAFASLQSEQQSLLSMQSEMTRNFSDASQVLVKSVQTVARPSLWQMVLLACLLFLSGALATALVLRESREPQLDLARVSASIDGLQSMMQTHFRTHEELLTTLTRLVDGLTVEEPAPQAAPVPEPEESDDHVQLDVMPGTQVRQVQANLQVLGFDIGPAGVDGVRGARTGQALSWYRTLYLPESAEASMQEIEASLQYHADVARADAEKYGIDSAVTAAIRLGSLRTGVEFPYLMELAAVESSFNPRAQAPTTSAAGLYQFKEETWLEAIKQHGDSYGLGRYARLVEYSVDESGKRQPQVSDPTLRQQVLDLRFNPGLSALMTAEKVRDGMRKLSGKLEREPRRADLYLTHFFGMSGALSFLDALSTNPDGIAGEIFPGPARRNRGIFQRSNRSLRTVAEVYRLLERKFNTSRYEGG; this comes from the coding sequence ATGGACTGGAAGACGGCCCTGCAATCGCTCCGGCAGTACAAGCTGCCGCGCACACGCGCACTGGAACAGGAAATCGAACGCCTGCGCGCGGAGCATGCGAGCGTGAACGCCACGCTGGAGCGGGTTCGCGACGAACTCACGCGTGCACACGCTGCCGACCTGCAGCAGATTACGCTGCTGCAGACCCAGCTCGGCGATATCGAATACGACCGCAACGCCGCTCGTGCACAGGCGCTCACCCTGGAACAATCGCTCGAGGAAGTGCGCAGCGAATTCGAGCGTACCCACAACAGCGACAACAAGCAGATCGCCGCGCTGCAGTCGCAGCTGGTGCAGATCGAGACGGACCGTGACAGCGCGCGTGCGCAGTCGACGGAACTCGAGCAGGCGTTGGATGAACTGCGCACCGAGTTTGCGCGCACCCACAGCGCGGATAGCGCGCAGATTACCACATTGCAGTCGCAGCTGACCCGGATCGAGTCGGACCGTGACAACGCGCAAGCGCAGGCGCAGGGCCTCGAACAGTCGTTGGCGGAGCTGCGTGCGGAATTCGCGCGCAGTCACAACGCGGATACCGAGCAGATCAATGCGCTGCAGGCGCGGCTGGTCCAGCTCGAAGCGGACCGCAACAGCGCACGCCAGCAGGCACAGCTGCTGGATGCCGAGCTGCGGCAGTCGCGGGAACGCGAGCAGACAACCGAGCAGCGCCTGCAACTGCTCGAGTCCCAGCTCGAGCGGACCCACGACCGCCATGAGTCGGAATTGTCCGTGGCACGGGCGGCCTTTGCCAGCCTGCAATCGGAGCAGCAGAGCCTGCTCAGCATGCAGTCCGAGATGACGCGCAATTTCAGCGATGCCAGCCAGGTGCTGGTCAAATCGGTCCAGACGGTTGCGCGACCTTCGCTGTGGCAGATGGTGCTGCTGGCCTGCCTGCTGTTCCTGTCCGGGGCGCTGGCCACTGCGCTCGTGCTGCGGGAGAGCCGTGAGCCGCAGCTGGATCTGGCCCGGGTCAGCGCCAGTATCGACGGTCTGCAGTCCATGATGCAGACACATTTCCGCACGCATGAGGAACTGCTCACGACGCTGACGCGGCTGGTCGATGGTCTGACAGTCGAGGAGCCGGCACCGCAGGCAGCGCCCGTACCCGAGCCGGAGGAATCCGACGACCATGTTCAGCTCGACGTGATGCCGGGCACGCAGGTCAGGCAGGTGCAGGCAAACCTGCAGGTGCTGGGCTTCGATATCGGGCCGGCCGGTGTCGACGGCGTGCGCGGTGCCCGGACCGGCCAGGCCCTGAGCTGGTATCGGACGCTGTATCTGCCGGAGAGTGCGGAGGCATCGATGCAGGAGATCGAGGCCAGCCTGCAGTATCACGCCGACGTGGCGCGGGCCGATGCCGAGAAGTACGGCATCGACAGCGCGGTGACCGCGGCGATCCGGCTCGGCAGTCTGCGTACCGGCGTGGAGTTTCCCTATCTGATGGAGCTCGCGGCGGTGGAGAGCAGTTTCAATCCGCGCGCCCAGGCCCCCACGACCTCCGCCGCCGGGCTGTATCAGTTCAAGGAGGAAACCTGGCTGGAGGCGATCAAGCAGCACGGCGACAGTTATGGTCTTGGACGCTATGCCAGGCTGGTGGAATACAGCGTCGACGAGTCCGGCAAGCGGCAGCCGCAAGTCAGTGACCCCACGCTGCGCCAACAGGTGCTCGACCTGCGGTTCAATCCCGGGCTGTCCGCCTTGATGACGGCAGAGAAGGTGCGCGACGGCATGCGCAAGCTATCCGGCAAGCTGGAGCGGGAACCCAGGCGTGCCGATCTGTACCTGACCCACTTCTTCGGCATGAGCGGTGCCCTGTCTTTCCTCGATGCCCTGTCCACCAACCCGGACGGTATCGCCGGTGAAATCTTCCCGGGGCCGGCACGCCGCAACCGCGGCATCTTCCAGCGCAGCAACCGCAGTCTGCGTACGGTCGCCGAGGTCTATCGACTGCTGGAACGCAAGTTCAATACCTCGCGCTACGAGGGCGGTTGA
- a CDS encoding DUF2799 domain-containing protein encodes MKLKTLILLPLRMRLPLTCAGTLLMLVLQGCATLDRDECRVADWRLIGYQDGVQGKPAGIIGTYREDCAKHGVVPDLDDWQAGRAQGLREYCTASTAFRLGRAGSAYPAVCPEAERADLQPAYDEGRAIYLARSQVKDTRAQIERRGHQIDHLQDDKRHKLTELVQDGVTKERRVLLLYEIHEIDEQIGSLSVELDDLEHDLHVQQAYLDSLVSSSAP; translated from the coding sequence ATGAAGCTGAAGACACTGATACTGTTGCCGCTGCGCATGCGGCTGCCGTTGACCTGCGCCGGCACGTTGCTGATGCTGGTCCTGCAGGGCTGCGCCACCCTCGACCGCGATGAGTGCCGGGTCGCCGATTGGCGCCTGATCGGCTACCAGGACGGTGTCCAGGGTAAACCGGCCGGCATCATAGGGACCTATCGGGAGGATTGTGCGAAACACGGTGTCGTGCCCGATCTGGATGACTGGCAGGCAGGTCGTGCCCAGGGGCTGCGCGAATACTGCACGGCCAGCACCGCCTTCCGCCTCGGGCGCGCGGGCAGTGCCTACCCGGCGGTCTGTCCCGAGGCGGAACGCGCGGACCTGCAACCCGCCTACGATGAAGGGCGGGCAATTTACCTGGCGCGTTCCCAGGTGAAGGATACCCGTGCCCAGATCGAGCGTCGCGGGCATCAGATCGACCACCTGCAGGATGACAAGCGTCACAAGCTCACCGAACTGGTGCAGGACGGAGTCACCAAGGAGCGGCGGGTGCTGCTGCTGTACGAGATTCACGAGATCGATGAGCAGATCGGCTCCCTGAGCGTGGAACTCGACGACCTCGAGCACGACCTGCATGTGCAGCAGGCCTATCTCGACAGCCTGGTCAGTTCCAGTGCGCCCTAG
- a CDS encoding SET domain-containing protein, translating into MIHPHTELRLVSAGIGHGVFATRLIPCGTVTYVKDDLEIELTPRQFERLDAVHRQIVDKYSYIDQRGRRIVSWDHAKYVNHRCDCNTLSTGYGFEIAIRDIEAGEEITDDYGLFNLQAPMAVDCGCRKCRKLLLPDDPVQLVPVWDRWVIAALVRLEQVEQPLWHLVDRRTRKAVQEYLSGKGPYRSVSCLQWQPATAALLGDAAACLA; encoded by the coding sequence GTGATCCATCCGCATACCGAGCTGCGTCTGGTCAGCGCCGGCATCGGCCATGGCGTGTTCGCTACCCGCCTCATACCCTGCGGCACGGTGACCTACGTCAAGGACGACCTCGAGATCGAGTTGACGCCACGCCAGTTCGAGCGGCTCGACGCAGTGCATCGGCAGATCGTCGACAAGTATTCCTATATCGACCAGCGCGGCCGGCGCATCGTCAGCTGGGATCATGCCAAGTACGTAAACCACCGTTGCGATTGCAACACCCTCAGCACGGGTTACGGTTTCGAAATCGCCATCCGCGATATCGAGGCGGGCGAGGAAATCACCGACGACTACGGCTTGTTCAACCTGCAGGCGCCGATGGCGGTGGATTGCGGTTGCCGCAAGTGCCGCAAGCTGCTGCTACCGGACGATCCCGTGCAACTGGTGCCCGTCTGGGATCGCTGGGTGATCGCGGCGCTGGTCCGGCTGGAGCAGGTCGAGCAACCGCTCTGGCACCTGGTCGACCGGAGAACCCGCAAGGCGGTGCAGGAATATCTGTCCGGCAAGGGGCCGTACCGCTCGGTGTCGTGCCTGCAATGGCAGCCGGCTACGGCTGCGCTGCTGGGGGATGCGGCTGCCTGCCTGGCGTGA